One region of Aeromicrobium sp. Sec7.5 genomic DNA includes:
- a CDS encoding LLM class flavin-dependent oxidoreductase codes for MSLELGVYSFGNTPRGSDGSTGPTAQAIRDALEAAQLADQVGLDFFGFGEHHTASMPLSSPTSMVVAAAATTRHIKLGTAVTVLSTDEPLRVFEQLATAASIAPGRIEAVAGRGSSPITFPLFDFDEADYDMLYASKLDLLLAANRDARVTWSGPHRKRPLEDALIVPRPEDPLRIWLGTGGSPSSVMRAIELGLPMFIGVLGGTPQHWAQYGHAYREGWQQAGHPEDAGRIAIAVHGFVGDDNATAKATYLEHELNLFRTGAAEIGRPGMAPTGREHQMQPGGMVFTGSANEVADRILHLHGLLGHDRQILQMDVGGMPHATFLHSIELLGTEVLPQVRQELSSA; via the coding sequence GTGAGTCTCGAGCTGGGCGTCTATTCCTTCGGCAACACGCCGCGAGGCAGCGACGGCAGCACCGGACCCACCGCCCAGGCCATTCGCGACGCCCTCGAGGCAGCACAGCTGGCCGACCAGGTCGGTCTGGACTTCTTCGGCTTCGGGGAGCACCACACCGCCTCCATGCCACTGTCGTCACCGACCTCGATGGTCGTCGCCGCGGCCGCCACGACTCGGCACATCAAGCTCGGTACCGCCGTCACCGTGCTCTCGACCGACGAGCCCCTGCGCGTCTTCGAACAGCTCGCCACCGCCGCGTCGATCGCGCCCGGTCGCATCGAGGCGGTGGCGGGTCGGGGGTCCTCACCGATCACGTTCCCGCTGTTCGACTTCGATGAAGCCGACTACGACATGCTCTACGCCTCCAAGCTCGACCTGCTCCTGGCGGCCAATCGCGACGCCCGCGTCACGTGGTCCGGCCCGCACCGCAAACGGCCCTTGGAGGACGCGCTGATCGTGCCTCGTCCCGAGGACCCGCTGCGGATCTGGCTCGGCACCGGGGGAAGCCCCTCCTCAGTCATGCGCGCCATCGAGCTCGGCCTGCCGATGTTCATCGGCGTCCTCGGCGGCACCCCGCAGCACTGGGCCCAGTACGGTCACGCCTACCGCGAGGGCTGGCAACAGGCTGGACACCCCGAGGACGCCGGACGCATCGCGATCGCCGTCCACGGGTTCGTGGGCGACGACAACGCCACCGCCAAGGCCACCTACCTCGAGCACGAGCTGAACTTGTTCCGCACCGGCGCAGCCGAGATCGGCAGACCCGGCATGGCACCCACGGGCCGCGAGCACCAGATGCAACCGGGCGGCATGGTCTTCACCGGCAGCGCCAACGAGGTCGCCGACCGCATCCTCCACCTCCACGGCCTGCTCGGCCACGACCGCCAAATCCTGCAGATGGACGTCGGCGGCATGCCCCACGCCACCTTCCTGCACAGCATCGAGCTCCTCGGCACCGAGGTCCTCCCCCAGGTCCGCCAGGAACTGTCATCGGCCTGA
- a CDS encoding NAD-dependent succinate-semialdehyde dehydrogenase codes for MASTTTINPTTGEDLKTYEMHTDEQVGQIIEATHEAFDSWRKVPLEERADTIRAIGELLRKNERELAELMTAEMGKPLDQGAQEVQLCAAICDWTADNAADALADIDQPMEGGRAIITHAPVGVIYGIQPWNFPIYQVIRYSVPQLVAGNTVLLKHANSVFGTALRLEELYREAGLPENAFRALLIDHDQSDDVIAHQKVRGVTLTGSDVAGKHVAVKAAEHLKKSVVELGSNDAYLVLSDADVDLAVEVSVQGRIANNGQTCVGAKRFVVVDAVYDHFRDAYVEAMKAIELGDPMKDGTALGPMSREQLRDELHDQVTESVKDGATVLLGGEKPDRAGAWYPATVIDNVTPGQPAYDDELFGPVAALIRAKDDHDAMRIANDSRYGLGGGIFSRDEKRAIELARTEFDTGMVNINGFSLAQPNLPFGGVKDSGYGREHGEAGFKEFVNVKTLMIAEA; via the coding sequence ATGGCTTCCACGACGACGATCAACCCCACCACCGGTGAGGACCTGAAGACCTACGAGATGCACACCGACGAGCAGGTCGGGCAGATCATCGAGGCGACGCACGAGGCGTTCGACTCGTGGCGCAAGGTGCCGCTCGAGGAGCGGGCCGACACGATCCGCGCGATCGGTGAGCTGCTGCGCAAGAACGAGCGCGAGCTCGCCGAGCTGATGACCGCCGAGATGGGCAAGCCCCTCGACCAGGGCGCGCAGGAGGTGCAGCTCTGCGCCGCGATCTGCGACTGGACCGCCGACAACGCCGCCGACGCCCTCGCCGACATCGACCAGCCGATGGAGGGCGGACGGGCGATCATCACCCACGCGCCCGTCGGTGTCATCTACGGCATCCAGCCGTGGAACTTCCCGATCTACCAGGTGATCCGCTACAGCGTTCCGCAGCTCGTCGCGGGCAACACGGTGCTGCTGAAGCACGCCAACTCGGTCTTCGGCACCGCGCTGCGACTCGAGGAGCTCTATCGCGAGGCGGGCCTGCCGGAGAATGCGTTCCGCGCGCTGTTGATCGACCACGACCAGTCCGATGACGTCATCGCGCACCAGAAGGTTCGGGGCGTGACGCTCACGGGCTCCGACGTCGCCGGCAAGCACGTCGCCGTGAAGGCGGCGGAGCACCTCAAGAAGTCGGTCGTCGAGCTGGGCAGCAACGACGCCTACCTCGTCCTGTCCGACGCTGACGTCGACCTCGCGGTCGAGGTGAGCGTGCAGGGCCGCATCGCCAACAACGGCCAGACGTGCGTGGGCGCCAAGCGCTTCGTCGTCGTCGACGCGGTCTACGACCACTTCCGCGACGCCTACGTCGAGGCCATGAAGGCCATCGAGCTGGGCGACCCCATGAAGGACGGCACGGCCCTCGGCCCGATGTCGCGCGAGCAGCTGCGCGACGAGCTCCACGACCAGGTCACCGAGTCGGTCAAGGATGGCGCCACCGTGCTCCTGGGCGGCGAGAAGCCCGACCGCGCCGGCGCCTGGTACCCGGCCACGGTGATCGACAACGTCACGCCCGGTCAGCCCGCTTACGACGACGAGCTCTTCGGTCCGGTCGCAGCGTTGATCCGCGCGAAGGACGACCATGACGCGATGCGCATCGCCAACGACTCGCGCTACGGCCTCGGCGGCGGCATCTTTTCGCGTGACGAGAAGCGCGCCATCGAGCTGGCCCGCACCGAGTTCGACACCGGCATGGTCAACATCAACGGCTTCAGCCTCGCCCAGCCCAACCTGCCGTTCGGCGGCGTGAAGGACTCCGGCTACGGCCGCGAGCACGGCGAGGCCGGCTTCAAGGAGTTCGTGAACGTGAAGACGCTGATGATCGCGGAGGCCTGA
- a CDS encoding Fic/DOC family protein, which translates to MLRNKFTGPGKPHGETDPDVLRVLEEGAALVRLTELSRDPIEGAFDYDHMKAIHRHVFQDVYEWAGEERVAPVGQFMNKDGHAYYPAGPALSEAAHAEYAKIAAADFLHDLGPDEFVDELAERWGEVNVIHSFREGNTRTQFAFFSQLAEQAGYEFDTAQFAIGSPLREEFVQARFHGQDTGNNDRLAAVLRQVVVPLDRSGDDLAVDHDLVKSVRKSREAAGYLKFGTQPPVGPPQERAARRSGPSRQSEGYER; encoded by the coding sequence GTGTTGAGGAACAAGTTCACCGGGCCGGGGAAGCCGCACGGTGAGACCGATCCGGACGTCTTGCGTGTGCTCGAGGAAGGTGCGGCGCTCGTCCGGTTGACCGAGTTGTCGCGGGACCCGATCGAGGGTGCGTTCGACTACGACCACATGAAGGCGATCCACCGTCACGTGTTCCAGGACGTCTACGAGTGGGCTGGCGAGGAACGCGTCGCGCCCGTCGGTCAGTTCATGAACAAGGACGGTCACGCCTATTACCCGGCCGGGCCCGCGCTCTCCGAGGCCGCGCATGCCGAGTACGCGAAGATCGCGGCCGCGGACTTCCTGCATGATCTGGGACCGGACGAGTTCGTCGACGAGCTCGCCGAACGGTGGGGTGAGGTCAACGTGATCCACAGTTTCCGTGAGGGCAACACACGCACCCAGTTCGCGTTCTTCTCCCAGCTGGCAGAGCAGGCCGGCTACGAGTTCGACACCGCACAGTTCGCGATCGGCTCGCCGCTGCGCGAGGAGTTCGTACAGGCTCGATTCCATGGCCAGGACACCGGCAACAACGATCGGCTCGCCGCCGTGCTGCGCCAGGTGGTCGTCCCTTTAGACCGAAGCGGTGACGACCTCGCGGTCGACCACGACCTGGTCAAGTCCGTTCGGAAGTCGCGAGAGGCCGCCGGTTATCTCAAGTTCGGAACCCAGCCGCCGGTGGGACCACCCCAAGAACGAGCAGCGCGGCGGTCAGGTCCGTCCCGGCAATCAGAGGGGTACGAACGATGA
- a CDS encoding recombinase family protein: protein MSNCVGYARVSTREQNPQAQVAELETAGCERVFVDHGESSRINDRAQWAACLDYLREGDTLIIRALDRIAGSEVMAIEIIRTLGGRGVRIKSLTEPFLDVDTSTPMGEAIVGIMAVLAQLRVATIRENTRRGLAHAKAQGRVGGRPTVMTPEKIAAARKMRADDASYAHIARVLDVGASSVRRALTDADAAQSSTS from the coding sequence ATGAGTAACTGCGTCGGGTACGCCCGGGTCTCCACCCGCGAGCAGAACCCGCAGGCCCAGGTCGCCGAACTAGAGACGGCCGGCTGTGAACGCGTGTTCGTCGACCACGGCGAGTCGAGCCGCATCAATGATCGCGCCCAGTGGGCTGCGTGCCTGGACTACCTGCGCGAGGGCGACACCCTCATCATCCGAGCGCTCGACCGGATCGCCGGCAGCGAGGTCATGGCCATCGAGATCATCCGCACGCTCGGCGGCCGTGGAGTTCGGATCAAGAGCCTGACCGAACCGTTCCTGGACGTCGACACCTCGACCCCGATGGGCGAGGCCATCGTCGGCATCATGGCCGTGCTCGCCCAGCTGCGCGTGGCCACCATCCGCGAGAACACCCGGCGCGGCCTCGCGCACGCCAAGGCCCAAGGTCGCGTCGGCGGCCGGCCCACCGTCATGACTCCGGAGAAAATCGCGGCCGCACGCAAGATGCGCGCCGACGACGCCAGCTACGCCCACATCGCCCGCGTGCTGGACGTCGGCGCCTCCAGCGTCCGCCGCGCCCTGACCGACGCCGATGCGGCGCAGAGTTCCACGTCCTAG
- a CDS encoding SEC-C metal-binding domain-containing protein, giving the protein MADLLGDGSPWTTEQLVDGILSRGLDLGATPTAAVDDVLFGEDISMLMPLLDGRHVLLSASLLGRSFTHRVTAAEIDGGYLAVSPDLEPISILTEEPTHRQLVDGTPLADLIPELDAEQVSERGLDPAELPDVIWLLEPNSLSRLNLSPDDLIAVTVREDGFELAARPAAPTTAGALGSQASTTIDWHMPSAPMSLSSLIWQMCADEPEAFTELQPPLADMVDEVGLALQGELVAPAGFDFESWRTDARLANLRDTHDLDEDEALAVLVLTDVYRQMRDVFEYARQDGASDEVLDELFAGSMDDDPGPDVDLDPSPDDQQQLVRAMLDLLHLPAVAETLKIETIGADRAAAAGLGLFAETLEATAPRSARPNLRWLRGTALERLGNVLEAEQAYEDALTLDPSCELALLDLAQIASDRGNAERGLSLLRRAGVREDDDLVAMLEHFRPVERTDRGRNDPCWCGSGRKYKLCHRGRESLPLAERAAWLYQKAAAHLADGPWRTLVLDLAEICSSDWHAADALWQAVNDPLVGDVAMFEGGAFEEFLHERGVLLPDDEALLAQQWLLVDRSVHEVESVSPGTGFTARDIRTGQRVDVQERTASRTLKSGVLLCARLVPAGETVQCFGGIEIIARHQRDALIELLDSDPDPHDVVAFLSARYAPPTLQTTDGDPLLFCETKLESDDPAALRAHLDAHYERVGGLNRWHDLEAGDAARRILATLSLDGTELVVETTSESRMNRTLATLLEVVTGLEVVAREQRTIDDLGEAATQAPREALDPRDPEIAAALEQFVLQHEQAWLDESIPALSGATPREAADDPTRRPDLERLLDTFPAPEPGDVGMMDPARLRDALGL; this is encoded by the coding sequence GTGGCCGATCTCCTTGGCGATGGCTCTCCGTGGACCACTGAGCAGCTCGTCGACGGCATCCTGTCCCGGGGCCTCGACCTCGGCGCCACACCCACGGCCGCCGTCGACGACGTTCTCTTCGGCGAGGACATCTCCATGCTCATGCCTCTGCTCGACGGCCGCCACGTGCTGTTGTCGGCATCTCTGCTCGGGCGCTCCTTCACCCACCGGGTCACGGCTGCCGAGATCGACGGCGGCTACCTGGCCGTCTCGCCTGATCTGGAGCCGATCTCCATCCTGACCGAGGAACCCACGCACCGCCAGCTCGTTGACGGCACGCCCCTCGCCGACCTCATCCCCGAGCTTGACGCGGAGCAGGTGTCTGAGCGCGGCCTGGACCCCGCAGAGCTCCCGGATGTGATCTGGCTCCTGGAGCCAAACTCCCTGAGCCGGCTCAACCTGAGCCCCGACGACCTGATCGCGGTGACGGTGCGCGAGGACGGCTTCGAACTGGCTGCCCGTCCGGCAGCACCCACCACGGCCGGCGCTCTCGGCAGCCAGGCCTCGACCACGATCGACTGGCACATGCCGAGCGCACCGATGAGTCTCAGCTCCCTGATCTGGCAGATGTGCGCCGACGAACCTGAGGCGTTCACGGAACTCCAGCCGCCGCTGGCGGACATGGTGGACGAGGTTGGTCTGGCGCTGCAGGGTGAGCTCGTGGCGCCCGCCGGATTCGACTTCGAGTCGTGGCGCACCGACGCACGGCTGGCGAACCTGCGGGACACGCACGATCTGGACGAGGACGAGGCCCTCGCCGTCCTGGTCCTGACCGACGTCTACCGGCAGATGCGGGACGTCTTCGAGTATGCGCGGCAGGACGGCGCCAGCGACGAGGTCCTTGACGAGCTCTTCGCCGGGTCGATGGACGACGACCCGGGGCCCGATGTCGACCTCGATCCTAGCCCGGATGATCAGCAACAGCTGGTGCGAGCGATGCTGGATCTGCTCCACCTTCCGGCGGTCGCTGAGACCCTCAAGATCGAGACGATCGGCGCCGACCGGGCGGCGGCCGCCGGCCTCGGACTGTTCGCCGAGACCCTGGAAGCCACCGCCCCACGCTCCGCACGCCCCAACCTTCGGTGGCTGCGAGGTACCGCCCTGGAACGACTCGGCAACGTGCTCGAGGCCGAACAGGCTTACGAAGATGCCCTCACGCTGGACCCATCCTGCGAGCTCGCGCTCCTGGACCTGGCCCAGATCGCCAGCGACCGGGGCAACGCCGAACGGGGCCTGTCGCTCCTGCGCCGGGCCGGCGTGCGCGAGGACGACGACCTCGTCGCGATGCTCGAGCACTTCCGGCCCGTCGAGCGAACCGATCGCGGTCGCAACGACCCCTGCTGGTGCGGGTCGGGACGCAAGTACAAGCTCTGCCACCGCGGACGCGAGTCGCTGCCGCTGGCCGAGCGCGCCGCGTGGCTCTACCAGAAGGCCGCCGCCCATCTAGCTGACGGCCCTTGGCGGACCCTCGTGCTCGACCTGGCCGAGATCTGCAGCTCCGACTGGCACGCCGCCGACGCCCTCTGGCAAGCCGTCAACGACCCGCTTGTGGGTGACGTCGCAATGTTCGAGGGCGGCGCCTTCGAGGAGTTCCTCCACGAGCGAGGCGTGCTGCTGCCCGACGACGAAGCACTGCTGGCTCAGCAGTGGCTGCTGGTCGACCGATCGGTGCACGAGGTCGAGAGCGTCTCCCCCGGCACCGGGTTCACCGCTCGCGACATCCGCACCGGCCAACGGGTCGACGTCCAGGAGCGTACGGCCAGCCGCACCCTGAAGTCCGGCGTACTTCTGTGCGCACGGCTCGTGCCCGCCGGTGAGACGGTGCAGTGCTTCGGTGGGATCGAGATCATCGCCCGGCACCAGCGCGACGCGCTGATCGAGCTGCTCGACAGCGACCCCGACCCTCACGACGTCGTGGCCTTCCTGAGCGCCCGGTACGCCCCGCCGACCCTGCAGACGACCGACGGCGACCCCCTCCTCTTCTGCGAGACCAAGCTGGAGAGCGATGACCCCGCAGCGTTGCGGGCGCATCTCGACGCACACTACGAACGTGTCGGCGGGCTCAACCGATGGCACGACCTCGAGGCGGGCGACGCGGCGCGGCGGATCCTGGCGACCCTCAGCCTCGACGGCACCGAGCTGGTCGTCGAGACCACGAGCGAGTCACGGATGAATCGGACCCTGGCCACACTCCTGGAGGTGGTCACCGGCCTGGAGGTGGTCGCCCGAGAGCAGCGGACGATCGACGACCTGGGCGAGGCCGCGACCCAGGCCCCGCGCGAGGCTCTCGATCCTCGCGACCCCGAGATCGCGGCAGCGCTGGAGCAGTTCGTGCTGCAGCACGAGCAGGCCTGGCTCGACGAGTCCATCCCCGCGCTCTCCGGGGCCACCCCACGTGAGGCTGCCGACGACCCCACCCGTCGGCCCGATCTGGAGCGACTGCTCGACACCTTCCCTGCGCCGGAGCCGGGCGATGTCGGAATGATGGATCCTGCGCGACTCCGCGACGCCTTGGGGCTCTAG
- a CDS encoding TasA family protein, which produces MKNSRKILVPLATLAAAGAIAIGSGATFTSTTANTISSVTSGTLSHTNSKADAAVFTLTNLKPGDTLTGSLTLKNTGSLPAAFSLTEKSSTNGFTGANLTLEIKNATTGGVVYTGTFGGLEDGLKKDIGQIAPDASSKFDFTVKLAQGADNTDQGKNATATYTWDSVQLEGSTFNQ; this is translated from the coding sequence ATGAAGAACTCGCGCAAGATCCTCGTCCCGCTCGCCACCCTCGCCGCCGCCGGCGCCATCGCCATCGGCTCGGGTGCCACGTTCACCTCGACCACCGCGAACACGATCAGCTCGGTCACCTCCGGCACGCTGTCGCACACCAACTCCAAGGCCGACGCCGCGGTCTTCACGCTCACCAACCTCAAGCCGGGCGACACGCTCACCGGCTCGCTGACGCTGAAGAACACCGGCAGCCTGCCGGCCGCGTTCAGCCTGACCGAGAAGAGCTCGACCAACGGCTTCACCGGCGCCAACCTGACGCTCGAGATCAAGAACGCCACGACCGGCGGCGTCGTCTACACCGGCACCTTCGGTGGCCTTGAGGACGGCCTGAAGAAGGACATCGGCCAGATCGCCCCCGACGCCTCCAGCAAGTTCGACTTCACGGTCAAGCTCGCCCAGGGCGCCGACAACACCGACCAGGGCAAGAACGCCACCGCCACCTACACCTGGGACTCGGTCCAGCTCGAGGGCTCGACCTTCAACCAGTGA
- a CDS encoding winged helix-turn-helix domain-containing protein encodes MTEYCDRCDLALDQCIHGRPEPVVVAKVAEPKTAPAPRKAKTAQPRVETRRVAVPRTMSQTAYRQALLEVMRDMGGRGEAEAILAEVEQRLAPRLRDRDLEEVQGEARWRRAARFERKDMVEAGLLEPVIERGVWQLTAAGFAEA; translated from the coding sequence GTGACTGAGTACTGCGATCGTTGCGACCTGGCGCTCGACCAATGCATCCATGGTCGCCCCGAGCCGGTCGTGGTGGCGAAGGTCGCGGAGCCCAAGACGGCGCCAGCGCCTCGGAAGGCGAAGACAGCGCAGCCGCGAGTCGAGACTCGGCGGGTCGCAGTACCCCGAACGATGTCCCAGACGGCATACCGCCAAGCGCTCCTCGAGGTCATGCGGGACATGGGCGGCCGCGGTGAGGCGGAGGCGATCCTCGCCGAGGTCGAGCAGCGCTTGGCGCCCCGCCTTCGAGATCGGGACCTTGAAGAGGTGCAGGGCGAAGCGCGATGGCGGCGTGCTGCTCGGTTCGAACGCAAGGACATGGTCGAGGCTGGTCTCCTGGAGCCGGTGATCGAGCGTGGTGTCTGGCAGCTGACAGCCGCAGGTTTCGCGGAGGCGTGA
- a CDS encoding Ig-like domain-containing protein has translation MKRTLTLLALALMAGAGIAGVTGFSSATFVSSTSSTSSVSGANDWTPPTVSIASPGATVRGTVTVTATAADERSGIASVQVQVRAAGATPWTTICTDSTSPFSCSWNTTGLTDGAYDLRAIATDQAGYTATSAEVRTTVVNTATITLADPGAVVSGSVNLQATIGSGTGWSVRFERAPIGTTTWTSICTNVASPYTCSWNTTATPYGHYDLRAVATLGSTTITSPVVVDTLVDNTVRSITLADPGTYLEGTVNLTATATSTATIASVAFQRSPAGAGTWTTICTDTAAPWACAWVTNGTGGAADGSYDLRAVLTDVNGATATSNLMTGRKVDNVTTPLKALDVQTVTAGNPNRIDAGDKVLLTYSRQVDLTTITPGWDGSAVPISVTIVRNFFSTDDLTFSRAGSSLNLGAVQTDNNYAAIIGLVNPRLDATMTATTETVDGIPRTVVTVEMGNLVTGTLRTVSRDTLLTWIPSTQVFGLNGSRLPATSAVESGPSDKDF, from the coding sequence ATGAAGCGGACGTTGACCCTGCTGGCGCTGGCCCTCATGGCCGGTGCCGGCATCGCCGGCGTCACGGGGTTCTCCTCGGCCACGTTCGTCTCCTCCACGTCGAGCACCAGCTCCGTCTCCGGAGCCAACGACTGGACGCCCCCCACCGTGTCGATCGCCTCCCCGGGCGCCACGGTGCGCGGCACCGTCACCGTCACGGCCACGGCCGCCGACGAGCGCTCGGGCATCGCCTCGGTCCAGGTGCAGGTCCGCGCCGCGGGCGCCACCCCGTGGACGACGATCTGCACCGACTCGACCTCGCCGTTCTCGTGCTCGTGGAACACGACCGGCCTGACCGACGGCGCCTACGACCTCCGGGCGATCGCGACCGACCAGGCCGGCTACACCGCCACCTCGGCCGAGGTCCGCACCACGGTCGTGAACACCGCCACCATCACGCTCGCCGATCCCGGCGCCGTGGTCAGCGGCTCGGTCAACCTGCAGGCCACGATCGGGTCCGGCACGGGCTGGTCAGTCCGCTTCGAGCGGGCGCCGATCGGCACCACCACCTGGACCTCGATCTGCACGAACGTCGCGAGCCCCTACACCTGCAGCTGGAACACCACGGCCACCCCCTACGGCCACTACGACCTGCGCGCCGTCGCCACCCTCGGCAGCACCACGATCACCTCGCCCGTCGTCGTCGACACACTCGTCGACAACACGGTCCGCAGCATCACCCTCGCCGACCCGGGCACCTACCTCGAGGGCACGGTGAACCTCACCGCCACCGCGACCTCGACCGCGACCATCGCCTCGGTCGCCTTCCAGCGCTCCCCCGCCGGCGCGGGCACCTGGACCACGATCTGCACCGACACCGCCGCCCCGTGGGCGTGCGCCTGGGTCACCAACGGCACCGGCGGCGCGGCCGACGGCAGCTACGACCTGCGCGCGGTGCTCACCGACGTCAACGGCGCGACGGCCACCTCGAACCTCATGACCGGCCGCAAGGTCGACAACGTCACGACCCCGCTCAAGGCGCTCGACGTCCAGACCGTCACCGCCGGCAACCCGAACCGCATCGACGCCGGTGACAAGGTCCTGCTGACCTACAGCCGCCAGGTCGACCTGACCACGATCACGCCCGGCTGGGACGGCAGCGCAGTCCCGATCTCGGTGACGATCGTCAGGAACTTCTTCAGCACCGACGACCTGACGTTCAGCCGCGCAGGCTCGAGCCTCAACCTGGGCGCGGTCCAGACCGACAACAACTACGCGGCGATCATCGGCCTGGTGAACCCACGCCTGGACGCCACGATGACGGCGACGACCGAGACCGTCGACGGCATCCCCCGCACCGTCGTGACCGTCGAGATGGGCAACCTGGTCACCGGCACCCTCCGCACGGTCTCGCGCGACACCCTGCTGACGTGGATCCCCTCCACGCAGGTCTTCGGCCTCAACGGCTCCCGCCTCCCCGCCACCTCCGCGGTCGAGTCGGGTCCCAGCGACAAGGACTTCTGA
- a CDS encoding helix-turn-helix domain-containing protein, which produces MTSLADAAAEILARSGMTKSALCAKAKVSRTSLDAYLKGTTQPTIAQIERLAAAAGLVPQISFVERPKPVSEQFLAVLEFGDLFPREPKGPLVNLGPVWRAAREHTREE; this is translated from the coding sequence ATGACTTCCCTCGCCGATGCCGCCGCCGAGATCCTGGCGCGCTCGGGGATGACGAAGTCGGCGTTGTGCGCCAAGGCCAAGGTCAGCCGCACGTCGCTCGACGCCTATCTCAAGGGCACGACACAACCGACCATTGCGCAGATCGAGCGGCTGGCCGCGGCCGCCGGCCTGGTCCCGCAGATCTCGTTCGTCGAACGGCCGAAGCCCGTCTCGGAGCAGTTCCTGGCCGTGCTGGAGTTCGGCGACCTCTTCCCTCGCGAGCCCAAGGGTCCGTTGGTCAACCTCGGGCCTGTCTGGCGGGCGGCGCGGGAACACACGCGCGAGGAGTGA
- a CDS encoding signal peptidase I produces MSTAQPATIVRRLGGLVVNVVLVTLTLGAIAYVAPSFLGYERYVITGGSMSGTIEKGSVVFSKNTPAADLEVGDVITYQPPADSGVNTLVTHRILTMEPGENGGTVFRTQGDANPDPDPWTFSLVDAEQPVVQQAVPKVGWVMIAMADRQIRMLVVGVPAGIIALMALVQLIGALRPSREDEDATAEDLAPICGDPVDVLLPAGGVRLRSVDAMTSGRPDPRHLATSGRH; encoded by the coding sequence ATGAGCACCGCCCAGCCAGCCACGATCGTGCGCCGACTGGGCGGTCTCGTGGTGAACGTCGTCCTCGTCACGCTGACCCTCGGCGCCATCGCCTACGTCGCGCCGTCGTTCCTCGGCTACGAGCGCTACGTCATCACCGGCGGCTCGATGTCCGGCACGATCGAGAAGGGCTCGGTCGTGTTCTCGAAGAACACCCCCGCCGCCGACCTCGAGGTCGGCGACGTCATCACCTACCAGCCGCCCGCCGACAGCGGCGTCAACACCCTCGTCACGCACCGCATCCTCACGATGGAGCCCGGCGAGAACGGCGGCACCGTCTTCCGCACGCAGGGCGACGCGAACCCGGACCCCGATCCGTGGACCTTCTCCCTCGTCGACGCCGAGCAGCCCGTCGTGCAGCAGGCAGTGCCGAAGGTCGGCTGGGTCATGATCGCGATGGCCGACCGGCAGATCCGCATGCTCGTGGTCGGCGTGCCCGCCGGGATCATCGCGCTGATGGCGCTCGTCCAGCTGATCGGTGCCCTGCGCCCGTCCCGCGAGGACGAGGACGCGACCGCCGAGGACCTCGCTCCGATTTGTGGGGATCCCGTGGATGTTCTGTTGCCTGCGGGAGGCGTTCGGCTCCGTAGCGTTGATGCAATGACCTCAGGACGACCGGACCCCCGCCACCTGGCGACCAGCGGACGGCACTGA
- a CDS encoding antitoxin VbhA family protein, which produces MARTIASKRVGRTPEEHVAHADAALAAAGHQVTDPTTRAIAARVARGEITGDEAVAQIRRHVQG; this is translated from the coding sequence ATGGCTCGCACGATCGCGTCGAAGCGCGTCGGCCGGACGCCGGAGGAGCACGTCGCGCACGCGGACGCCGCCTTGGCCGCTGCCGGCCACCAGGTAACCGATCCCACGACTCGCGCCATCGCTGCGCGGGTTGCTCGAGGCGAGATCACGGGGGACGAGGCGGTCGCGCAGATCCGCCGGCACGTTCAGGGCTGA